The following proteins are encoded in a genomic region of Cryptomeria japonica chromosome 11, Sugi_1.0, whole genome shotgun sequence:
- the LOC131061320 gene encoding jasmonoyl--L-amino acid synthetase JAR4 produces MASSSRYQQVIDEFEAITKDAEKVQLETLKKIIELNSETEYLRKWGLNGRTDPKSFRSCVPLVTHADIEPYINRIADGDKSPVLTTEPIRSWSLSSGTTNGRPKFVPFNDDLVASSLQVFAISGSYRALLFPIMPGGRSLEFVYGSKQKRTKGGLVASTATTNLFNSAEFKIAKKSSQVFACSPDEVVFGNDSRQSLYCHLLCGLLYSNEVQYVSSTFSYSILHAIRTFEQVWQELCIDIKEGKLSERITEPSMRESVSKLLKPDPELADTIYEKCENMEKSNWNGVIRKLWPNAKYIFSIMTGAMEPYLMKLRHYAGDLPLVSADYGSTEGWIGANLDPKTPPENTIFTVVPNIAYFEFIPLHEESKLDEPNEANGSAQESKSVGLTEVEVGKAYEVVFTTFAGLYRYKLGDVVRVVGFHNSTPQLSYERRKNLLPSVNIDKITEKDLQISVEKATQLLKEENVELVDFTSSTDMSTEPGHYVIYWELSGKMDENLLRKCCSVMDESFADAGYVGSRKAKTIGPLELRILEKGTFRKILDHYLSLGAVVSQFKTPRCISCNPALFDILNNSVIQRHFSTFLS; encoded by the exons ATGGCGTCAAGTTCAAGGTACCAGCAAGTGATTGATGAATTCGAAGCAATAACGAAGGATGCAGAGAAAGTTCAGCTAGAGACattgaagaagataatagagcttAACAGTGAAACAGAGTACTTGCGTAAGTGGGGTCTGAATGGCAGAACGGATCCCAAAAGCTTTAGGTCATGTGTTCCTCTGGTTACCCATGCTGATATAGAGCCTTACATTAACAGAATTGCAGACGGAGATAAATCCCCTGTTCTGACCACTGAACCCATCAGAAGCTGGTCCTTAAGCTCTGGCACTACAAATGGGAGACCAAAGTTTGTTCCTTTCAATGATGATTTGGTGGCATCAAGTTTGCAGGTTTTTGCAATTTCAGGGTCCTATAGAGCTCTGTTGTTTCCAATCATGCCCGGGGGGAGATCCCTTGAATTTGTTTATGGCAGCAAACAGAAGCGTACCAAGGGTGGGTTGGTAGCCTCCACTGCAACCACAAATTTGTTTAATAGTGCAGAGTTTAAGATTGCAAAGAAGAGCAGCCAAGTCTTTGCATGCAGCCCAGATGAGGTTGTGTTTGGGAATGATTCTCGACAATCCTTGTATTGCCATCTCCTATGTGGGTTGCTATATTCAAATGAG GTACAATATGTGTCATCAACATTTTCATACAGTATTCTACATGCTATTCGGACATTTGAGCAAGTTTGGCAAGAGCTTTGCATCGATATCAAGGAAGGAAAACTCAGTGAACGAATCACAGAACCCTCCATGAGGGAATCTGTTTCAAAATTACTCAAACCTGATCCTGAATTGGCAGACACAATCTATGAAAAGTGTGAAAATATGGAGAAATCTAACTGGAATGGAGTAATCCGAAAGCTTTGGCCCAATGCCAAGTATATCTTTTCTATCATGACAGGTGCCATGGAACCCTACTTAATGAAACTGAGACATTATGCAGGGGATCTACCATTGGTGAGTGCAGATTATGGTTCCACCGAAGGTTGGATTGGAGCCAATTTAGATCCCAAAACCCCACCAGAAAACACAATTTTCACAGTGGTTCCCAACATTGCATATTTTGAATTCATTCCACTCCATGAAGAATCCAAATTGGATGAGCCTAATGAAGCTAATGGCAGTGCCCAAGAGTCTAAGTCAGTGGGTCTTACAGAAGTGGAAGTGGGTAAGGCATATGAGGTAGTTTTCACAACATTTGCTGGGCTTTACAGGTACAAGCTTGGGGATGTAGTGAGAGTAGTTGGATTTCACAATTCTACTCCTCAGTTGTCATATGAACGCAGAAAGAACCTCCTGCCTTCTGTAAACATCGACAAGATCACTGAGAAAGATTTGCAGATATCTGTTGAGAAGGCTACCCAACTCttgaaggaagaaaatgtggaGCTGGTTGACTTCACAAGCTCTACAGATATGTCAACTGAGCCAGGACACTATGTGATATATTGGGAGCTTAGTGGCAAAATGGATGAAAACCTTCTAAGGAAATGCTGCTCAGTCATGGACGAGTCTTTTGCTGATGCAGGGTATGTTGGTTCCAGAAAGGCCAAAACCATTGGACCTCTTGAACTTCGTATACTAGAAAAGGGTACATTTAGGAAGATTCTGGATCACTACTTGAGCCTTGGAGCAGTAGTCAGTCAGTTCAAAACTCCTCGTTGCATCAGCTGTAATCCTGCCTTGTTTGACATTCTGAACAATAGTGTAATACAAAGGCATTTCAGCACATTTCTCTCTTGA